One region of Oscillatoria salina IIICB1 genomic DNA includes:
- a CDS encoding RNA-guided endonuclease InsQ/TnpB family protein yields the protein MILNYTYRLHPDSQQIQLLDEWLETLRVSYNYALRELKDWIASRKCPIDRCSLESEYIISADYPFPGYHQQQNNLPKAKKEFPRLKCVPSQVLQTNIRRLHDAWDFFRERGYGFPRYKKVGQMKSMLFPQFKTNPITGWHIQLPKLGKVGINLHRPIPNGFIVKQVRIVKKAMGWFAVIALYSDIEIPDPFPHGHAIGVDVGLLSYLATSDGFVEPGRKFFKTEQSRLKVLQRRLAKKQKRSKNYEKAITKVERQHNHIAFKRKDYQYKLAHKLCDMADTIFIEDIDFRIMAKGFLGKHTIDAGFGQFRSILKFVGKKRGVFVGEVDHRGTSQTCPNCRITARKELSDRVHSCPECQYEVDRDIASAQELLNRGLETYRGTPEKHSYWLSSRGVGGDVPRQLA from the coding sequence TACACCCTGACAGTCAACAAATCCAACTTCTCGATGAGTGGTTGGAAACATTACGAGTGTCATACAACTATGCGTTGAGGGAACTAAAAGATTGGATAGCTTCGAGGAAGTGTCCAATAGATAGGTGTAGCTTGGAATCAGAATATATTATTTCCGCAGACTATCCTTTTCCTGGCTACCACCAGCAACAAAACAATCTACCAAAAGCCAAGAAAGAATTTCCTCGACTCAAATGCGTTCCTTCTCAAGTGTTGCAAACCAATATTCGGAGGTTACATGATGCTTGGGATTTCTTCAGGGAAAGGGGATATGGATTCCCTCGTTACAAGAAAGTGGGACAAATGAAGTCGATGCTATTCCCACAGTTCAAAACCAACCCGATTACAGGTTGGCATATCCAACTTCCCAAATTAGGGAAAGTAGGAATCAACTTGCATCGACCTATTCCTAACGGGTTTATCGTCAAGCAAGTGCGGATAGTCAAGAAGGCGATGGGGTGGTTTGCTGTAATCGCTTTGTACTCAGACATTGAAATCCCTGACCCTTTCCCTCATGGTCATGCCATTGGGGTTGATGTGGGGTTATTATCTTACCTGGCTACCAGTGATGGCTTTGTTGAGCCTGGACGTAAATTCTTCAAAACCGAGCAAAGTCGGCTGAAAGTGCTACAACGTCGGTTAGCGAAGAAACAGAAGCGTTCCAAGAATTACGAGAAAGCTATAACGAAGGTAGAAAGGCAACATAACCACATCGCTTTTAAGCGGAAGGATTATCAGTACAAGCTTGCCCATAAACTTTGCGACATGGCGGATACTATATTCATCGAAGATATTGATTTTCGCATCATGGCAAAAGGTTTTTTGGGCAAACATACAATTGATGCAGGGTTTGGGCAGTTTCGTTCTATCCTTAAATTTGTTGGCAAGAAGAGGGGGGTATTTGTCGGAGAAGTAGACCATAGAGGAACTTCTCAAACTTGTCCCAATTGCCGAATTACAGCGAGGAAAGAACTCTCAGATAGGGTTCATTCTTGTCCTGAATGTCAATACGAGGTAGATAGAGATATTGCTTCAGCCCAAGAACTGCTCAATAGAGGACTAGAAACGTATCGGGGGACTCCCGAAAAGCACTCGTATTGGCTCTCAAGTCGAGGTGTCGGGGGCGATGTGCCTAGACAACTGGCGTAG